A single region of the Lotus japonicus ecotype B-129 chromosome 4, LjGifu_v1.2 genome encodes:
- the LOC130715962 gene encoding uncharacterized protein LOC130715962, with protein MLSCQTHLRWFTHARSPSATPTHSRTRWLISSSMDNHRETENYAHYNHTDPCKHARWNARESYEFMYARPWQRVNDFYLNAVLGNLSLPLLFGAEKIHDHNNEPGIPAVSDKPEFESVASRGRGGRWARLTFKIVLSYHGGSFDGWQKQPGLNTVQSVIEGPLGTFVDENKTQQLKDRGLPIEGSVTVAGRTDKGVTALQQVCSFYTWKKDVKPRDIEDAIYHAAPGKLRVISVSEVSRAFHPNFSAKWRRYLYIFPLTDGGYKDQSSGSGEFFDTLRNNEIHDSSSKDDLENETKSYMFSVSKVNRLLQKLEGKLLSYKMFARDTKASRNEGPPTECFLYHARAIEARLPLADNDEETRVMCIELVANRFLRRMVRVLVATSIREAAAGAEDDALLKLMDATCRRATAPPAPPDGLCLVDVGYAEFDPEKCFITDE; from the exons aTGCTTAGTTGCCAAACACATCTTCGTTGGTTCACACACGCACGCTCTCCTTCCGCAACACCAACACACTCACGGACACGGTGGCTAATCTCTTCTTCAATGGATAACCACCGCGAAACGGAAAATTATGCGCATTACAACCACACCGATCCCTGTAAACACGCACGATGGAACGCTAG GGAGAGCTACGAGTTTATGTATGCAAGGCCTTGGCAACGAGTCAATGATTTTTACTTGAATGCTGTTCTTGGCAACTTGTCTTTGCCTCTTCTTTTTGGAGCTGAG AAAATTCATGATCATAATAATGAGCCTGGAATTCCAGCAGTTTCTGATAAACCTGAGTTTGAAAGTGTTGCGTCGCGAGGTCGCGGTGGGAGGTGGGCAAGGCTGACATTCAAAATTGTTCTTTCATACCACGGAGGTTCTTTTGACGGATGGCAAAAGCAGCCAGGCTTGAACACTGTCCAAAG TGTAATAGAAGGGCCGCTTGGTACATTTGTTGATGAAAATAAAACTCAACAGCTCAAGGACAGAGGTTTGCCAATTGAAGGTTCCGTTACTGTTGCTGGTCGTACAGACAAAGGAGTGACAGCCCTTCAACAAGTTTGTTCTTTCT ACACTTGGAAGAAGGATGTTAAACCAAGAGATATTGAAGATGCAATCTATCATGCAGCACCAGGAAAGCTAAGGGTCATATCAGTTTCTGAG GTATCACGTGCCTTTCATCCCAATTTCTCTGCCAAATGGAGGCGTTACCTTTATATTTTCCCACTCACTGATGGAGGATATAAGGACCAAAGCAGTGGCAGTGGAGAGTTTTTTGACACACTTAGAAATAATGAAATTCATGATTCTTCTAGCAAGGATGATTTAGAAAATGAAACTAAATCTTACATGTTCAGTGTAAGCAAGGTAAACCGGCTTTTACAAAAATTAGAAGGAAAATTGCTATCCTACAAGATGTTTGCTCGTGATACAAAAGCTTCAAGAAATGA AGGTCCACCAACTGAGTGTTTTCTTTACCATGCTCGAGCTATCGAAGCCAGATTACCTTTAGct GATAATGACGAAGAAACAAGGGTTATGTGTATTGAGCTGGTAGCTAATCGCTTTTTACGCAGG ATGGTTCGAGTGCTTGTGGCAACCTCAATTAGAGAAGCTGCAGCTGGTGCTGAAGATGATGCGTTGTTAAAGCTCATGGATGCCACGTGTAGGCGTGCCACTGCTCCTCCAGCACCCCCTGATGGCCTATGTCTTGTTGATGTAGGGTACGCAGAATTTGATCCCGAAAAATGCTTCATCACGGACGAGTAG
- the LOC130713716 gene encoding UV-B-induced protein At3g17800, chloroplastic-like, whose translation MSDMKVQLCSLWSPKSLVVRAAASDSDESANKIAPLQLESPIGQFLSQILINHPHLVPAAVDQQLQQLQTDRDSESDPNKQNQDPSSSSTDLVLYRRIAEVKANERRKALEEILYALVVQKFMAANISLIPSITPDPTGRVDSWPNDDEKLKQLHSYEAYEMQHKQRGSINDSVTKIETLISDYNVTICNIHKQS comes from the exons ATGTCTGATATGAAAGTCCAGTTATGCTCATTGTGGTCTCCCAAGTCCTTAGTTGTTAGAGCAGCAGCGTCGGACTCGGATGAATCCGCTAACAAGATTGCTCCTCTTCAGCTCGAGTCCCCGATTGGACAGTtcctttctcaaattttgatcaaTCACCCGCATCTCGTGCCTGCTGCGGTTGACCAACAGCTTCAACAGCTCCAAACTGACCGTGATTCTGAATCTGATCCCAATAAACAAAATCAagatccttcttcttcctccactgATTTAGTTTTGTACAG GAGGATTGCTGAGGTGAAGGCTAATGAAAGGAGGAAAGCACTGGAAGAGATTTTGTATGCACTGGTGGTGCAAAAGTTCATGGCTGCTAACATTTCCCTCATACCCTCCATAACCCCAGACCCAACCGGTAGAGTTGATTCATGGCCAAATGATGATGAGAAGCTTAAGCAGCTTCACTCATACGAAGCATATGAGATGCAACACAAACAAAGAGGTTCAATCAATGACAGTGTCACAAAAATAGAAACCCTCATCAGCGATTACAATGTCACCATTTGCAACATACACAAACAATCTTAA
- the LOC130715914 gene encoding pollen receptor-like kinase 1 has translation MALSDDLRRPRCITLFFIFLSCLVLVVASSSDSEILLKVKNNLQNSNSNNALLSSWSTSTSPCSGDRANWEGVLCYQGQVHGLKLENMGLKGVIDVESLKELPYLRSISFMNNNFDGPWPEVNKITGLKSLYLSDNKFSGLIPDQAFEGMQWLKKIHLSNNQFEGHIPASVALLSRLLELRLEGNKFTGVLPELQTSELKSFSVANNLLRGEIPFHLRKMSASAFSANEGLCGAPLEECHSKKPSFVSIFVVVVAVVVAMIVIGAVILMLNRRRERGPANSVENPPLKKGRVKDSADESQRSSRSISSIRSRKDHMKLCFVRDDRERFDLQELLKASAEILGSGCFSSSYKASLLNGPSIVVKRFKQMNNVGKEEFQEHMRRIGRLSHPNLLPLVAYYYRKEEKLLVTDYIQNGSLAVRLHGHQALGEPSLDWPMRLKIVKGIATGLEYLYKDMPSLIAAHGNLKSSNVLLTQSCEPLLSDYGLVPVINQDLARDIMVVYKSPEYLQHGRITKKTDVWCLGILILEILTGKFPATFLQQGKGSEVSLANWVLSVVPEEWNSAVFDNEMGATENSEGEMEKLLKIALTCCEVDVDKRWDLKEAVEKIREVKERDHDDDGEDSNASSSS, from the exons ATGGCACTCAGTGATGATCTTAGGCGGCCTCGGTGCATCACATTATTCTTCATCTTCCTATCATGTCTTGTTCTTGTTGTTgcttcttcttctgactcagaaATTCTCCTCAAGGTGAAGAACAATCTgcaaaacagcaacagcaacaatgCATTGTTGTCTTCATGGAGCACCTCAACATCTCCCTGTTCAGGAGACAGAGCAAATTGGGAAGGGGTCCTCTGCTACCAAGGACAAGTCCACGGCTTGAAGCTTGAGAACATGGGGCTCAAAGGGGTCATTGATGTTGAATCCCTCAAGGAGTTACCTTATCTCAGAAGCATTAGTTTCATGAACAACAATTTTGATGGTCCTTGGCCTGAAGTGAACAAGATAACTGGGTTGAAGTCCCTTTACCTTTCAGATAACAAGTTCTCTGGGTTGATTCCTGATCAAGCTTTTGAGGGCATGCAATGGTTGAAGAAGATCCATCTGTCAAATAACCAGTTTGAGGGTCATATTCCGGCTTCGGTGGCGTTGTTGTCAAGGCTTCTGGAGTTGAGATTGGAGGGAAACAAATTCACTGGTGTCCTTCCTGAACTGCAGACATCCGAACTGAAATCATTTAGCGTAGCTAATAATCTGTTGCGGGGTGAAATACCATTTCACCTTAGAAAAATGTCGGCTTCTGCATTTTCTG CTAATGAAGGGCTATGTGGAGCCCCATTGGAAGAATGTCATTCCAAGAAGCCTTCATTTGTGAGTATTTTTGTGGTTGTGGTAGCTGTTGTTGTGGCAATGATTGTGATTGGAGCAGTAATACTCATGCTTAATAGAAGAAGAGAACGTGGACCAGCAAATTCAGTGGAAAATCCACCCCTCAAAAAGGGACGTGTGAAGGATTCAGCGGATGAAAGTCAGAGGTCATCTAGATCAATAAGCTCCATACGCAGCAGAAAAGATCACATGAAGTTATGTTTTGTGAGGGATGACAGAGAGAGATTTGATTTGCAAGAGTTGCTGAAAGCCTCAGCAGAGATTTTGGGAAGTGGTTGTTTCAGTTCTTCTTACAAGGCTTCTTTGCTGAATGGTCCCTCAATTGTGGTGAAGAGGTTCAAGCAAATGAACAATGTGGGCAAGGAAGAGTTTCAAGAGCACATGAGGAGGATAGGAAGGTTGAGTCATCCTAATCTGCTTCCTCTTGTGGCTTACTATTACAGAAAGGAGGAGAAGCTCTTGGTTACTGACTATATTCAGAATGGAAGCTTGGCTGTTCGCCTTCATG GACACCAAGCTCTTGGGGAACCAAGCCTAGATTGGCCAATGAGGTTAAAGATTGTGAAAGGCATAGCAACTGGTCTTGAATATCTATACAAGGACATGCCAAGCCTAATTGCAGCTCATGGAAATCTCAAATCCTCTAATGTTCTTCTGACTCAATCTTGTGAGCCCCTCCTCAGTGACTATGGATTGGTACCTGTGATTAACCAGGACCTAGCTCGGGACATCATGGTGGTGTACAAGTCACCAGAATATTTGCAGCATGGAAGAATCACAAAGAAGACTGATGTGTGGTGTCTTGGAATACTGATTCTGGAGATTCTAACAGGAAAGTTCCCTGCTACCTTTTTGCAACAGGGGAAAGGGAGTGAGGTGAGTTTGGCAAATTGGGTCCTCTCAGTTGTCCCAGAAGAGTGGAATAGTGCTGTGTTTGATAATGAAATGGGGGCAACCGAGAACAGTGAGGGAGAGATGGAGAAGCTTTTGAAGATTGCTTTGACTTGTTGTGAGGTAGATGTGGACAAGAGATGGGATTTGAAAGAAGCAGTAGAGAAAATCAGAGAGGTGAAGGAGAGGgatcatgatgatgatggtgaggaTTCTAATGCTTCTTCTTCAAGTTGA